A region from the Hypericibacter adhaerens genome encodes:
- a CDS encoding FMN-binding glutamate synthase family protein, with the protein MSAPTSPTPMPPRRSATFDEYAIAEIHRAAATGIYDIRGFGAKRRVPHFDDLVFLGASVSRYPLEGYREKCATDVVLGTRFAKKPIHLKIPVTIAGMSFGALSGPAKEALGRGASAMGTSTTTGDGGMTPEERGHSSILVYQLLPSRYGMNPDDLRKADAIEVVIGQGAKPGGGGMLLGQKISPRVAAMRNLPEGIDQRSACRHPDWTGPDDLTIKIQEIREITDWEKPVYVKVGATRPYYDVALAVKSGADVVVLDGMQGGTAATQEVFIEHVGIPILAAIRPAVQALQDLDMHRKVQLVVSGGIRNGADVAKALALGADAVAIGTAALIALGDNDPKLEEEYRKIGSAAGCYDDWHEGRDPAGITTQDPELAKRLDPIKAGRRLSNYLAVLTMETQIIARACGKSHVLNLEPEDLVALTIEAAAMARVPLAGTSWIPGQSGGL; encoded by the coding sequence ATGAGCGCTCCGACCTCCCCGACGCCGATGCCGCCCCGCCGCTCCGCGACCTTCGACGAATATGCGATCGCCGAGATCCATCGCGCCGCCGCGACCGGCATCTATGACATCCGCGGCTTCGGTGCCAAGCGGCGGGTGCCGCATTTCGACGATCTCGTGTTCCTCGGCGCCTCGGTCTCGCGCTATCCGCTCGAGGGCTACCGCGAGAAATGCGCGACCGATGTCGTGCTCGGCACGCGCTTCGCCAAGAAGCCGATCCATCTCAAGATCCCGGTCACCATCGCCGGCATGAGCTTCGGCGCGCTCTCGGGCCCGGCCAAGGAAGCGCTCGGGCGCGGCGCCAGCGCCATGGGCACCAGCACCACGACCGGCGATGGCGGCATGACGCCCGAGGAGCGCGGCCATTCCAGCATCCTGGTCTATCAGCTCCTGCCCTCGCGCTACGGCATGAATCCCGACGATCTGCGCAAGGCCGACGCGATCGAGGTGGTGATCGGGCAGGGGGCGAAGCCCGGCGGCGGCGGCATGCTGCTGGGCCAGAAGATCTCGCCGCGCGTCGCCGCCATGCGCAACCTGCCGGAAGGCATCGACCAGCGCTCCGCCTGCCGCCATCCCGACTGGACCGGCCCCGACGATCTCACCATCAAGATCCAGGAGATCCGCGAGATCACCGACTGGGAGAAACCGGTTTATGTGAAGGTCGGTGCGACCCGGCCCTATTACGACGTGGCACTCGCGGTCAAATCCGGTGCCGACGTGGTGGTGCTGGACGGCATGCAGGGCGGCACCGCCGCGACCCAGGAAGTCTTCATCGAGCATGTCGGCATCCCGATCCTGGCGGCGATCCGCCCGGCGGTGCAGGCGCTGCAGGATCTCGACATGCACCGCAAGGTGCAGCTCGTCGTCTCGGGCGGCATCCGCAACGGCGCCGACGTGGCCAAGGCTCTGGCGCTGGGCGCCGACGCGGTCGCCATCGGCACCGCGGCTTTGATCGCGCTCGGCGACAACGACCCGAAGCTCGAAGAGGAATATCGCAAGATCGGCAGCGCCGCCGGCTGCTATGACGACTGGCATGAGGGCCGCGATCCGGCCGGCATCACGACGCAGGATCCGGAGCTCGCCAAGCGGCTGGATCCGATCAAGGCGGGCCGGCGGCTGTCGAACTATCTGGCCGTGCTCACCATGGAGACGCAGATCATCGCGCGAGCCTGCGGCAAGAGCCATGTGCTCAATCTGGAGCCCGAGGATCTGGTGGCGCTCACCATCGAGGCCGCGGCCATGGCGCGCGTGCCGCTGGCCGGCACGAGCTGGATCCCGGGCCAGAGCGGGGGGCTGTGA
- the glnT gene encoding type III glutamate--ammonia ligase, with protein MAADLSKIAKERKIKYFLISYVDLFGVLRAKLAPAEAIAGMQRDGAGFAGFATWLDMTPAHPDLFARPDPDSLIQLPWKPEVGWLASDLWMDGKEVADSPRAQLKKQIAKAATKGLRMKSGVECEYFLITPDGKSVADSLDSQEKPCYDQMALMRRYDVITEICNSMLALGWKPYQNDHEDANGQFEMNWEYDDALVTADRHAFFKYMVRQIAEKHGMRATFMPKPFLNLTGNGCHAHVSVWDKTGKTNLFHDPKGELGLSKLAYSFLGGVIHSADALCSFFNPTVNSYKRINAPRTLSGATWAPNTITYGGNNRTHMVRIPDAGRFELRLMDGAANPYLLQAGVLAAGLDGVENKRDPGPRLDINMYTEGHKVKGAKKLPLNLLDALRLTEKSKVLREAMGDSFIDAYTKMKHEEWSRYCRHLTQWEIENTLDC; from the coding sequence ATGGCTGCCGATCTGTCGAAAATCGCCAAAGAGCGGAAGATCAAGTATTTCCTGATCAGCTACGTCGACCTGTTCGGCGTGCTGCGGGCCAAGCTGGCGCCGGCCGAGGCGATCGCCGGCATGCAGCGCGACGGCGCCGGTTTTGCCGGCTTCGCGACCTGGCTCGACATGACGCCGGCGCATCCGGACCTGTTCGCCCGTCCCGATCCCGACAGCCTGATCCAGCTCCCCTGGAAGCCCGAGGTGGGCTGGCTCGCCAGCGATCTCTGGATGGACGGCAAGGAGGTCGCGGACAGCCCGCGCGCCCAGCTCAAGAAGCAGATCGCCAAGGCGGCGACCAAGGGCCTGCGGATGAAGTCCGGTGTCGAATGCGAGTATTTCCTGATTACGCCCGATGGCAAATCGGTTGCGGATTCGCTCGATTCCCAGGAAAAGCCCTGCTACGACCAGATGGCGCTGATGCGTCGCTACGACGTCATCACCGAGATCTGCAACTCGATGCTGGCGCTGGGCTGGAAGCCCTATCAGAACGACCATGAGGACGCCAACGGCCAGTTCGAGATGAACTGGGAATATGATGACGCCCTCGTGACGGCCGACCGCCACGCCTTCTTCAAATACATGGTGCGCCAGATCGCCGAGAAGCACGGCATGCGCGCCACCTTCATGCCGAAACCGTTCCTCAACCTGACCGGCAATGGCTGTCACGCCCATGTCTCGGTCTGGGACAAGACCGGCAAGACCAACCTGTTCCACGATCCCAAAGGCGAGCTGGGCCTCTCGAAGCTGGCCTACAGCTTCCTTGGCGGCGTCATCCACTCGGCCGACGCGCTCTGTTCCTTCTTCAATCCGACCGTGAACAGCTACAAGCGCATCAACGCGCCCCGCACGCTCTCCGGCGCCACCTGGGCGCCCAACACCATCACCTATGGCGGCAACAACCGCACCCACATGGTCCGCATCCCGGATGCCGGCCGATTCGAGCTGCGGCTGATGGACGGCGCGGCCAACCCCTATCTGCTGCAGGCGGGGGTGCTGGCGGCCGGCCTCGACGGGGTGGAGAACAAGCGCGACCCGGGGCCCCGCCTCGACATCAACATGTATACCGAGGGCCATAAGGTGAAGGGCGCCAAGAAGCTGCCCCTGAACCTCCTGGACGCGCTCCGGCTGACCGAGAAGAGCAAGGTGCTGCGCGAGGCCATGGGCGACAGCTTCATCGACGCCTATACGAAGATGAAGCATGAGGAATGGTCGCGCTATTGCCGCCACCTGACCCAGTGGGAGATCGAGAACACCCTGGATTGCTGA